A genomic region of Ignavibacteria bacterium contains the following coding sequences:
- a CDS encoding glycosyltransferase, translated as MKRKKVLFVVYNFPPAAGAATQRVLKFLKYLNKYYFQTFVLTVDKVDYPDLDFTLIEKIPPETKVIKTRYWTPFGIYRKITGRKSDEKIPVAFIKDNHKSITERISVFLRLNVFLPDAKIGWLPFAVRAGTQLIKNEGIDVIISSGPPHTTHLIAKSLKRKTKIKWIADFRDPWTDIDYYSGMKRTKIAEWIDSKLERSVLKNADFVVAASEGYLDIIKSKGIKNNYEVLTNGFDPDDFQNIEQKSTSKFIITYTGNMPSTRNPEKLWIALEELVEENLEFANNFEFHFAGVMDDEIRQKIKSMKFFKNFIDHGYLNHKNVLELTFNSHLLIMIVNRVATSNEILPGKIFEYIASGNFILVIGPESGVSARLIHYVKQGNAVDYEEKDKMKSLIIELFNKWKQNDLKKIDSPQKYEFTRERITQKLIQIINSIT; from the coding sequence ATGAAAAGAAAGAAAGTTTTGTTTGTTGTTTATAATTTTCCGCCGGCTGCAGGTGCAGCGACACAAAGAGTTTTAAAGTTTCTGAAATATTTGAATAAATATTATTTTCAAACTTTTGTATTGACAGTTGATAAAGTTGATTATCCTGATCTTGATTTTACTTTAATTGAAAAAATCCCACCGGAAACAAAAGTAATTAAAACAAGATATTGGACACCATTTGGAATTTATCGAAAAATAACAGGACGAAAATCTGATGAAAAGATTCCAGTCGCATTTATTAAGGATAATCATAAATCAATAACAGAGAGAATATCTGTTTTTTTAAGATTGAATGTTTTTCTTCCTGATGCAAAGATTGGATGGCTGCCTTTTGCGGTAAGAGCGGGAACTCAACTAATTAAAAATGAAGGTATTGATGTCATTATAAGTTCTGGTCCGCCGCATACAACGCATTTAATTGCAAAGTCATTAAAACGCAAAACAAAGATTAAATGGATCGCTGACTTTCGAGATCCCTGGACTGATATCGATTACTACTCAGGTATGAAAAGAACAAAAATTGCTGAGTGGATTGATTCAAAACTTGAAAGAAGCGTTTTAAAAAATGCTGATTTTGTAGTCGCAGCAAGTGAAGGTTATCTGGATATTATTAAGTCTAAAGGAATAAAAAATAACTACGAAGTTCTAACAAATGGGTTTGACCCCGATGATTTCCAGAATATTGAACAAAAATCAACATCAAAATTTATTATCACTTATACTGGTAATATGCCCTCAACACGAAATCCTGAAAAATTGTGGATTGCCCTCGAAGAACTTGTAGAAGAAAATTTAGAATTTGCTAACAATTTTGAATTTCACTTTGCGGGAGTGATGGATGATGAAATAAGACAGAAAATTAAATCAATGAAATTCTTTAAGAACTTTATTGATCATGGTTATCTTAATCATAAAAATGTTCTTGAGCTGACTTTCAATTCTCATCTTTTGATAATGATTGTGAATCGAGTTGCAACAAGCAATGAAATTCTGCCGGGGAAGATATTTGAGTACATCGCTTCAGGGAATTTCATTTTAGTGATTGGACCAGAAAGTGGAGTTTCAGCCAGACTGATACATTATGTTAAACAGGGCAATGCGGTTGATTATGAAGAAAAGGATAAAATGAAAAGTTTGATTATCGAATTATTCAATAAATGGAAGCAGAATGATCTGAAAAAAATCGATTCACCACAAAAGTATGAATTTACAAGAGAAAGAATTACACAGAAATTAATTCAAATAATTAATTCAATTACTTGA
- a CDS encoding ATP-binding protein, translating to MIKRQIYDQIKAKLFKQKAIIISGARQVGKTTLLRMFMDEFKNEALYLNCDEFDVREILRDANSSKLKSIFGEKKLILIDEAQRVENIGLTIKIIVDNLSQYQVIATSSSAIGLIEEVSEPLTGRKYDFVLFPISWKEYVNHIGYLEANRDLENRLIYGMYPEIIMKKDEQRELIKSITQSYLFKDIFTYKDLKKPEILEKLVKALALQIGNLVSYYEISQLLKVDAETIQRYIEILEKSFVIFRLPSFQKNMRNELSKSRKIYFYDLGVRNAVINNFLPINRRTDFGAMWENFLIVERMKNNFNSNITFNAFFWRTHQKQEIDYIEEQEGELVAFEFSFTPNPKKKIPKTFKENYPDAKTLIVDKSNFDIFLDIR from the coding sequence ATGATAAAAAGACAAATTTATGATCAAATAAAAGCAAAGCTTTTTAAACAAAAAGCAATAATAATTAGCGGGGCAAGGCAAGTTGGTAAAACCACACTACTTAGAATGTTTATGGATGAATTCAAAAATGAGGCTTTATATCTTAATTGTGATGAATTTGATGTTAGAGAAATTCTAAGAGATGCAAACTCCTCAAAATTAAAATCAATCTTTGGTGAAAAGAAATTAATACTCATTGATGAAGCTCAAAGAGTTGAAAACATTGGGCTGACGATTAAAATAATTGTTGATAACTTATCGCAATATCAGGTGATTGCAACGAGTTCTTCTGCAATTGGTTTGATAGAAGAGGTAAGTGAACCATTAACAGGACGAAAATATGATTTTGTTTTATTCCCTATTTCATGGAAAGAATATGTTAATCATATAGGTTATTTGGAAGCTAATCGTGATCTTGAAAATCGGTTGATTTATGGAATGTATCCAGAAATAATTATGAAAAAAGATGAGCAGAGAGAATTAATTAAAAGCATTACTCAGAGTTATTTATTTAAAGATATTTTTACATACAAAGATTTAAAGAAACCTGAAATTCTGGAAAAACTTGTTAAAGCATTGGCATTACAAATTGGTAATCTTGTCTCGTATTATGAAATTTCTCAGCTTTTGAAAGTTGATGCAGAAACTATTCAAAGATATATAGAGATTCTTGAAAAGTCGTTTGTAATTTTCCGTCTTCCATCTTTTCAGAAGAATATGAGAAATGAATTAAGTAAATCGAGGAAAATCTATTTTTATGATCTGGGAGTTCGAAACGCTGTTATAAATAATTTCCTTCCAATTAATCGTCGGACAGATTTTGGAGCGATGTGGGAAAACTTCTTAATCGTTGAAAGGATGAAAAACAATTTTAATTCAAATATTACATTTAATGCTTTCTTCTGGAGAACTCATCAAAAACAGGAAATTGATTATATCGAAGAACAAGAAGGGGAATTGGTGGCTTTTGAATTTTCATTTACTCCAAATCCTAAGAAAAAAATACCAAAAACCTTTAAAGAGAATTATCCCGATGCTAAAACCTTAATAGTTGATAAATCAAACTTCGATATATTTCTGGATATAAGATAA
- a CDS encoding threonylcarbamoyl-AMP synthase, whose protein sequence is MAEVLHIHPKNPQMRFINRAVEILRNGGVIIYPTDTVYGLGCDIFQKKAIERIYQIKPFLKDKPLSFICADLKDIANYAKVSTQVYRFLKYAFPGPYTFILPAAREVPKKLWSKRKTVGIRVPDNLIAQSLAKELGHPIVSTSVTDENGEILNDEESIVKHYGKLVDLILYSGPLSTLPSTIIDFSGEEPEIVREGAGEIDFLEIREE, encoded by the coding sequence ATGGCAGAAGTTTTACACATCCATCCCAAAAATCCACAAATGCGCTTCATCAATAGAGCAGTTGAAATTTTAAGGAATGGAGGGGTTATAATTTATCCAACCGATACAGTTTATGGACTTGGATGTGATATCTTTCAAAAAAAAGCAATTGAAAGAATTTATCAGATCAAGCCGTTTTTGAAGGACAAACCTTTAAGTTTTATATGCGCTGATCTAAAAGATATTGCGAACTATGCAAAAGTATCTACTCAAGTATATCGCTTCTTAAAATATGCTTTTCCAGGACCATACACTTTCATTCTTCCTGCAGCAAGAGAAGTTCCAAAAAAATTATGGAGTAAAAGAAAAACTGTCGGAATTCGTGTCCCCGACAATTTGATCGCTCAATCTTTAGCAAAAGAACTTGGTCATCCTATTGTTAGCACTAGTGTAACTGATGAAAATGGTGAAATCTTAAATGATGAAGAATCAATAGTAAAGCATTACGGTAAACTTGTTGATTTGATTTTGTATTCAGGTCCACTTTCCACTCTGCCTTCGACAATAATTGATTTCAGCGGCGAAGAACCAGAAATTGTTCGAGAGGGTGCAGGAGAAATAGATTTTCTGGAGATACGAGAGGAATAA
- a CDS encoding YfhO family protein, translated as MAKQKKQVRKENKENFFINFNLNRIIPEKYQDYVLIIIPLVLLYIFFGDVFFGNLTFISGDITTSMAMKNYLAYAREVGTQPLWDPYIFMGMPAYITSIDLRAFDLILYILHFIESIFRAITNEQSAGPTFYFYILAVTTYAFLRYKKIDRLTSLFASIGVTFSTGMIIFIPIGHNTKMITLCMIPFLFLALERLQYKITLFDFLFLIVVLHIQLLSAHIQEIFYSYFAVLIYFVYFMIRHLINKHSKTAFNLLKVGIILIFATLFAAGMSIDQYWAIYEYNPTSIRGTSSILEQVNPSAKKTTGGLDYEYATNWSFSPGEMLTWIMPSFYGYGNSTYQGELSQNQPVDVNTYWGQMPFVDVPQYMGILIFVFGLLGIYFNRKNPFVQFLAILVIISVLISFGRTFPIVYDLMFYYFPYFNKFRVPSMILNLVQISFPILAAFGVYSIYKFKQGEEKINTSIINYFLYFFAGLFVIFIVFNSPIKDWYIGLLRDSQKVHPQLYDYTFNMFYEDSLIAFAVAIAGLGLTLFYLKGNLNYQVLVLALVILTVFDLFRISSRGMRKYDEMQLQKEFETPEWVKAIKRDTSVYRILNLKNDGSLGAINHHSNYHVTFLLQDFYGYSGAKPRAYQDLIDVVGLPNPTLWRMFNVKYIITEKPIPSPYFEVIYQDESTTVHLNKLALPRAYFVNRFEKMPPLDFLNKIKDNEIEPAEVVQFSPDTKLDFEKIDPPDSTAFVNITKYVFENIEMDVNASGNNLLFLGDTYYNIGWKALIDGKETKIYRANHNGRAILVPPGRHKIEFRYEPLSYYLGKNISLGLNAIVLVLLAITGYLNFRKNKVDTSSK; from the coding sequence ATGGCTAAACAGAAGAAACAAGTTCGAAAAGAAAATAAAGAGAATTTCTTTATCAATTTTAATCTCAACAGAATAATTCCAGAAAAATATCAGGATTATGTTTTAATAATTATTCCACTGGTTCTGCTTTACATTTTCTTTGGAGATGTCTTTTTCGGGAATTTGACTTTCATCTCAGGTGATATTACTACTTCTATGGCGATGAAAAATTATCTGGCTTATGCAAGAGAAGTTGGAACTCAACCGTTGTGGGATCCTTATATTTTTATGGGAATGCCGGCTTACATAACTTCAATAGATTTAAGAGCGTTCGATTTAATCCTTTACATTCTCCATTTTATCGAATCTATCTTTCGAGCAATTACAAATGAACAATCTGCTGGACCAACTTTTTATTTTTATATTCTTGCAGTCACCACTTATGCATTTCTCCGATACAAAAAAATTGATAGATTAACTTCACTCTTTGCAAGCATTGGGGTTACTTTCTCAACAGGAATGATAATTTTTATCCCAATTGGACATAATACTAAGATGATCACTCTTTGTATGATTCCATTTCTTTTCCTGGCTCTGGAAAGACTTCAGTATAAGATCACACTTTTCGATTTTCTATTTTTAATCGTTGTTCTCCATATACAACTATTATCAGCTCACATTCAAGAAATTTTTTATTCATACTTCGCAGTGTTGATTTATTTCGTTTATTTTATGATTAGACATCTAATCAATAAACATTCAAAAACAGCTTTTAATCTTTTAAAGGTTGGAATTATTCTTATCTTCGCAACTTTGTTTGCTGCCGGGATGTCTATCGACCAGTACTGGGCAATTTATGAATATAATCCAACTTCAATTCGTGGAACATCGAGCATTCTTGAGCAAGTGAATCCTTCAGCAAAAAAGACAACCGGCGGACTTGATTATGAATACGCAACCAACTGGTCTTTCAGTCCTGGTGAAATGTTAACCTGGATTATGCCGTCGTTTTATGGATATGGTAATTCGACTTATCAAGGTGAGCTCTCACAAAATCAACCAGTCGATGTGAACACATATTGGGGTCAGATGCCTTTTGTTGATGTTCCACAGTATATGGGAATTTTAATTTTTGTTTTTGGACTTCTGGGAATTTACTTTAACCGGAAAAATCCTTTTGTTCAATTCCTCGCGATATTGGTCATAATTTCTGTTTTGATTTCATTCGGAAGGACTTTCCCAATTGTTTATGATTTGATGTTTTACTATTTCCCATACTTCAACAAGTTTCGTGTGCCGAGTATGATTTTGAATCTCGTGCAGATTTCTTTTCCAATCCTTGCAGCATTTGGAGTTTACTCGATTTATAAATTCAAGCAAGGGGAAGAGAAAATCAATACATCGATAATAAATTATTTTCTTTATTTCTTTGCCGGACTTTTCGTGATATTTATTGTTTTCAATTCACCGATTAAAGATTGGTATATTGGACTGTTGCGAGATAGTCAGAAAGTTCATCCTCAACTTTATGATTATACTTTCAATATGTTTTATGAAGATTCATTAATTGCTTTTGCTGTCGCAATAGCTGGTCTTGGTTTGACTTTATTTTATCTTAAAGGAAATCTTAATTATCAAGTTCTGGTATTGGCTCTTGTAATTTTGACTGTGTTTGATCTGTTTAGAATTAGTTCGAGAGGAATGAGAAAATATGACGAGATGCAATTGCAAAAAGAATTTGAGACTCCAGAATGGGTGAAAGCTATAAAAAGAGATACATCAGTTTACAGAATTTTGAATTTGAAGAATGACGGTTCACTTGGAGCAATAAATCATCATTCTAATTATCATGTGACTTTTTTACTTCAAGATTTTTATGGATACAGCGGAGCAAAACCGAGAGCTTATCAGGATCTTATTGATGTTGTTGGATTACCAAATCCAACTCTCTGGCGAATGTTTAATGTAAAGTACATTATTACCGAAAAACCAATTCCAAGTCCATATTTTGAAGTTATTTATCAGGATGAGTCTACGACTGTTCATCTAAACAAACTTGCACTTCCAAGAGCATATTTTGTGAACAGATTTGAAAAAATGCCTCCCCTCGATTTCTTAAATAAAATAAAAGACAATGAAATCGAGCCAGCCGAAGTTGTTCAATTCTCTCCAGATACAAAGTTGGATTTTGAAAAGATTGATCCACCTGACTCAACTGCTTTTGTGAATATCACAAAATATGTTTTTGAAAATATTGAAATGGATGTAAATGCTTCTGGAAATAATTTGCTCTTTCTTGGAGATACATATTACAACATTGGCTGGAAAGCTTTAATAGATGGAAAAGAGACAAAGATTTACAGAGCAAATCACAACGGAAGAGCCATACTTGTTCCACCTGGAAGGCATAAAATTGAATTTCGTTACGAACCTTTGAGTTATTATCTCGGGAAAAATATTTCTCTTGGATTAAACGCGATTGTATTAGTCCTACTGGCGATAACAGGATATTTAAATTTTAGAAAGAATAAAGTAGACACATCTTCGAAATGA
- a CDS encoding glycosyltransferase family 4 protein, with translation MKETYSKLLDYLKKRNIKNVLLIAFEDSEIIKLVQKNFNFNLKILSKSDFVGSDLSTISKKIREKRYDLVIISNVNSQVNRSRTSLKTLALISKSASQFILFDEEDFAVTNKFGLFFDLFPKLLLGLVYAIVILIKTYFSFYVYYPLVIKKKSKFKTGNKTILFLRTDLAGKIFAGGSVTHIKGFINGAKQLGFDTIYAGDFPLIDHHLSILIKPNLLLDFFDEFQLMDYHFRVIKKLKKCFNDNNIGLIYQRHSIFNASGVILSYYLNVPLILEVNNSEVWAKKNWSRLVFEKLANKIEKFALKNADVIGVVSEVTKAQIKHLCNDENKIVINPNGVDPIKFSPEIDGNQIRKELNLENFFVVGFIGTFTRWHGVETLFDAAVKVIEKNGRIKFLLIGDGNLKVNLELKTHQLGLDDKIIFTGLIPHDKAPEYLAACDVLVSPHLGFEDGTRFFGSPTKLFEYMAMGKPIIASDLEQIGKIIIDGENGLKFKPGDVEKLTELILKLYDDEFLRTKLGKKAREDVIKNYTWKQNAYRVLSKVFDQLSIS, from the coding sequence ATGAAAGAGACTTATTCAAAACTTCTTGATTATTTAAAGAAGAGAAATATTAAGAACGTTCTATTAATTGCATTTGAAGATTCAGAAATCATCAAGTTAGTTCAAAAGAATTTTAATTTTAATCTAAAGATTTTATCTAAATCAGATTTTGTTGGTTCTGATCTTTCAACGATTTCGAAAAAAATAAGAGAAAAGAGATACGATCTTGTCATAATCTCAAATGTTAATAGTCAGGTCAATAGATCGAGAACATCACTTAAGACACTTGCTTTAATTTCTAAATCCGCCAGTCAGTTCATTCTATTTGATGAAGAAGATTTTGCAGTCACAAATAAATTTGGACTTTTTTTTGATTTATTTCCGAAGCTTCTGTTGGGTTTAGTTTATGCAATTGTAATTTTAATTAAAACATATTTTTCATTTTATGTTTATTATCCTTTAGTGATTAAGAAAAAAAGCAAATTCAAAACAGGCAACAAGACAATTCTTTTTTTACGAACTGATCTTGCAGGTAAAATTTTTGCTGGTGGTTCTGTAACCCACATTAAGGGATTTATCAATGGAGCAAAGCAGTTAGGCTTCGATACAATTTATGCTGGAGATTTCCCTTTAATAGATCATCATCTTTCAATCTTAATAAAACCAAATCTGTTGCTTGATTTTTTTGATGAGTTTCAATTGATGGACTATCATTTCCGGGTTATTAAAAAATTAAAGAAGTGTTTTAATGATAATAATATCGGTTTAATTTATCAGAGGCATTCCATATTTAATGCGAGCGGTGTAATTCTTTCCTATTATTTAAATGTGCCCTTAATTTTAGAAGTTAATAATTCCGAGGTATGGGCAAAGAAAAACTGGAGCAGGCTCGTATTTGAAAAACTTGCGAACAAAATTGAAAAGTTCGCTCTCAAAAATGCAGATGTAATCGGAGTAGTAAGTGAAGTTACAAAAGCTCAGATAAAACACCTGTGTAATGATGAAAATAAAATTGTAATTAATCCCAATGGAGTTGACCCAATAAAATTCTCACCAGAAATTGATGGCAACCAAATCAGAAAAGAATTAAATCTCGAAAATTTTTTTGTTGTGGGATTTATCGGGACATTTACTCGCTGGCATGGAGTGGAAACTCTTTTTGATGCAGCTGTAAAAGTAATTGAGAAAAATGGCAGAATAAAATTTCTGTTAATTGGAGATGGAAACTTAAAAGTAAATCTCGAGCTTAAAACCCATCAACTGGGTTTAGATGACAAAATCATTTTTACTGGATTAATCCCGCATGATAAAGCTCCTGAATATCTTGCTGCCTGTGATGTGCTGGTTTCTCCTCATCTCGGTTTTGAAGACGGAACAAGATTTTTTGGTTCCCCGACAAAACTTTTTGAATATATGGCAATGGGCAAACCAATTATTGCAAGTGATCTTGAACAAATTGGTAAAATTATCATCGATGGTGAGAATGGCTTGAAATTTAAACCAGGTGATGTAGAAAAATTAACTGAGTTAATTTTAAAGCTGTACGATGACGAATTTCTACGAACAAAATTGGGTAAAAAAGCTCGTGAAGATGTAATTAAGAATTACACCTGGAAACAAAACGCTTATCGTGTGCTTTCGAAAGTCTTTGATCAATTATCAATTTCATGA
- a CDS encoding Mut7-C ubiquitin/RNAse domain-containing protein, whose protein sequence is MKLITKNVHIKFYGSLKDFLPQKFKKVINHQFIDVTSVKDLIEGINVPHTEVDIILVNGKSVNFDYMINDGDEIKVYPPDNKLKSKNLRHLYKRIRGKPKFICDVNLGGLAKNLRKLGLDIFYSNSISDDEIVKISIQSKRIVLTKDIGILKRKDVQYGYYVRNVDPQKQTIEVLKVFSVGKYIEPFSRCLECGTKLKRISREKAKSKLPDHFFEKQMKFYHCPTCDKIYWQGSHFERMSSQINKFLRAIK, encoded by the coding sequence ATGAAATTGATTACAAAAAATGTTCACATAAAATTTTATGGAAGTTTAAAGGACTTTTTGCCTCAAAAGTTTAAGAAAGTAATTAATCATCAATTTATAGATGTAACATCAGTAAAAGATCTAATCGAAGGAATTAATGTTCCGCATACAGAAGTTGATATAATTCTGGTTAATGGTAAATCAGTTAATTTTGATTACATGATAAACGATGGTGATGAGATTAAAGTATATCCACCAGATAATAAATTAAAATCAAAAAATTTGAGACACCTTTACAAGCGCATTAGAGGAAAACCAAAATTTATTTGTGATGTTAATCTCGGAGGGCTCGCAAAAAATCTTAGAAAACTTGGACTTGATATTTTTTACTCTAACTCGATATCTGATGATGAGATTGTAAAAATTTCTATTCAATCGAAAAGAATAGTTTTAACAAAAGATATAGGAATTTTGAAACGAAAAGATGTTCAATACGGTTACTATGTTCGCAATGTTGATCCTCAAAAACAGACGATAGAAGTTTTAAAAGTTTTCTCTGTCGGTAAATACATTGAACCATTTTCAAGGTGCCTTGAGTGTGGGACAAAACTTAAAAGAATTTCAAGAGAAAAGGCAAAATCGAAATTGCCCGATCATTTTTTTGAGAAACAAATGAAATTTTATCATTGTCCTACTTGCGATAAAATTTACTGGCAGGGATCACACTTTGAAAGGATGAGTAGCCAGATAAATAAATTCCTCAGGGCGATAAAGTAG